In one window of Paraflavitalea soli DNA:
- a CDS encoding Re/Si-specific NAD(P)(+) transhydrogenase subunit alpha, with translation MTIGILKESSAETRVSLLPEAVATLTKKGITVLVEQGAGETAYSNDQEYTKAGAQIRNRQELLQSSDMILAIHQFPEAGSLSSKIIIGVYQPLFHTALMQDWAKQGVTAFSLDMLPRTTRAQSMDVLSSQANIAGYKAVLLAANSYGRYFPMFMTAAGSIAPAKILILGAGVAGLQAIATARRLGAVVEVFDTRPAVKEEVMSLGAKFVEVEGAADASKAGGYAVEQSEEYKQRQQQKITESIAKADIIVTTAQIPGKKAPILITEPMLANMRNGSVIVDLAAATGGNTPFTKNNETVAYNGVRIIGNSNLPATMPSDSSKLYGKNILNFLQLIINKEGAIHLNWDDDLVKGACITHNGEVVNERVKNT, from the coding sequence ATGACGATCGGAATTTTAAAAGAATCATCAGCCGAAACACGCGTATCCCTGTTACCCGAAGCGGTAGCTACGCTCACCAAAAAAGGCATTACAGTACTGGTAGAGCAGGGGGCAGGCGAAACAGCGTACAGCAACGACCAGGAATATACAAAAGCAGGCGCCCAGATCAGGAACAGGCAGGAGCTATTGCAATCCTCCGATATGATCCTTGCCATTCACCAGTTTCCCGAAGCCGGTTCCCTTTCTTCCAAAATAATCATCGGCGTTTACCAGCCTTTATTTCATACCGCCCTCATGCAGGATTGGGCTAAGCAGGGAGTGACCGCCTTTAGCCTCGATATGCTGCCCCGCACCACCCGGGCCCAAAGCATGGATGTCCTCAGCTCCCAGGCCAATATAGCAGGCTACAAAGCCGTATTGCTGGCCGCCAACAGCTATGGTCGTTATTTCCCCATGTTCATGACCGCTGCCGGAAGTATTGCACCTGCCAAAATATTGATCCTCGGTGCAGGCGTAGCAGGTTTGCAGGCCATTGCCACCGCACGCCGCCTGGGCGCAGTGGTAGAAGTATTTGATACACGCCCGGCCGTAAAGGAAGAGGTGATGAGCCTCGGGGCTAAGTTTGTAGAAGTCGAAGGCGCTGCCGATGCATCCAAAGCCGGCGGATATGCTGTAGAACAAAGCGAGGAATACAAACAACGCCAGCAGCAGAAGATCACCGAAAGCATTGCCAAGGCCGATATCATTGTTACTACCGCACAAATACCGGGTAAGAAAGCCCCCATACTTATCACCGAACCCATGCTCGCTAATATGCGCAATGGATCCGTGATCGTTGACCTGGCTGCTGCTACCGGGGGCAACACACCTTTTACAAAGAACAATGAGACCGTAGCATACAATGGCGTGCGCATCATTGGCAACAGCAACCTGCCTGCCACCATGCCCTCCGATTCCAGCAAGCTATACGGTAAGAACATCCTGAACTTTTTACAACTTATCATCAATAAGGAAGGCGCCATCCACCTCAATTGGGACGACGACCTGGTAAAGGGCGCCTGTATCACCCACAACGGCGAAGTAGTGAATGAGCGCGTAAAGAATACATAG
- a CDS encoding NAD(P) transhydrogenase subunit alpha produces the protein MEAVLKWLSDSQQIIYIVILMIFVGIEVIGRVPSVLHTPLMSGANAIHGVVIIGAIIVMGKAESDNYVALILGFLAVILGTLNVVGGFVVTDRMLEMFKSKKK, from the coding sequence ATGGAAGCAGTGCTCAAATGGCTCTCCGATAGTCAACAGATCATCTACATCGTTATCCTCATGATCTTTGTAGGCATTGAAGTAATTGGCCGCGTACCCAGTGTGTTGCACACACCACTTATGAGTGGCGCCAATGCCATCCATGGCGTGGTCATCATTGGCGCCATCATCGTCATGGGCAAAGCCGAGAGCGATAATTATGTGGCCCTCATCCTCGGCTTCCTGGCCGTGATATTGGGCACCCTTAATGTAGTAGGCGGATTTGTGGTCACCGACCGGATGCTGGAAATGTTCAAGTCAAAGAAGAAATAA
- a CDS encoding NAD(P)(+) transhydrogenase (Re/Si-specific) subunit beta has protein sequence MEFSILTLCYLIGSVTFIIGLKMLSNPATARRGNLIAAVGMTIAIIGTIFLYRDEDSGEKLHNYLWIFGGLIIGGIIGTLAAKKVKMTAMPEMVSLFNGMGGACAALISIIEFGHYAHAGFKNSIQEAYEAGDQIDDAVLSLGVQTGVLITIFAGLIIGSVSFAGSMIAWGKLNGKIKDFAFKGQHIVNQVILVTILALSTYIIYRIKISVGSTDDAPEVPLNITGISLLFYGVLALSLLYGVLFVMPIGGADMPVVISLLNSFTGVAAACGGFLYDNKVMLTGGILVGAAGTLLTILMCKAMNRSLLNVLIGSFGGGNKPAGAGGSKEQGAYKEISLSDTAVIMSYAHKVMIVPGYGLAVAQAQHACHELEKLLESKGVDVKYAIHPVAGRMPGHMNVLLAEADVSYDKLQEMEQANEEFPTTDVVLILGANDVVNPAAKTDPSSPIYGMPILDVELAKNVIVNKRSMKPGYAGIENDLFFQPKTSMLFGDAKKVLQDLIAEIKNL, from the coding sequence ATGGAATTCAGTATACTCACCTTGTGTTACCTGATTGGTTCAGTAACTTTTATTATTGGTCTTAAAATGTTGTCTAATCCGGCCACCGCGCGCAGGGGTAACCTCATAGCCGCCGTAGGCATGACAATAGCCATCATCGGCACCATCTTCCTGTACCGCGATGAGGATTCAGGCGAAAAATTGCACAACTACCTTTGGATATTTGGTGGCTTGATCATTGGAGGTATCATTGGTACCCTGGCTGCCAAAAAAGTAAAGATGACCGCCATGCCCGAAATGGTGAGCCTCTTCAATGGTATGGGTGGCGCCTGTGCCGCCCTGATCTCCATTATTGAATTTGGCCATTACGCACATGCCGGTTTCAAAAATTCCATCCAGGAAGCGTATGAAGCGGGTGACCAGATAGACGATGCCGTACTTTCTCTCGGTGTACAAACAGGTGTATTGATCACCATCTTCGCCGGACTCATCATTGGGTCTGTTTCTTTTGCAGGCAGTATGATCGCCTGGGGCAAGCTCAATGGGAAGATCAAAGATTTTGCTTTCAAAGGACAGCACATTGTCAACCAGGTCATCCTCGTCACCATCCTGGCCTTATCAACCTATATCATTTACAGGATCAAGATAAGTGTAGGTTCTACCGACGATGCACCTGAAGTGCCCCTGAACATTACGGGTATATCCCTCCTTTTTTATGGCGTACTCGCATTGTCCCTTTTATACGGCGTGTTGTTTGTAATGCCCATTGGAGGGGCCGATATGCCTGTGGTGATCTCCCTGCTCAATTCTTTTACAGGCGTGGCCGCAGCCTGCGGTGGTTTCCTGTATGATAATAAGGTAATGCTTACCGGTGGTATCCTCGTTGGGGCGGCGGGTACTTTGCTCACCATCTTGATGTGTAAGGCCATGAACCGTTCCCTGCTCAATGTATTGATCGGCTCATTCGGTGGAGGCAATAAGCCCGCCGGCGCCGGCGGCAGCAAAGAACAAGGCGCTTACAAAGAAATATCCCTCAGCGATACTGCTGTGATCATGAGTTATGCCCACAAAGTGATGATCGTACCCGGGTACGGGTTGGCCGTGGCCCAGGCCCAGCATGCCTGTCATGAATTGGAAAAGTTACTCGAAAGCAAAGGTGTAGATGTGAAATATGCCATCCACCCCGTGGCTGGCCGTATGCCCGGCCACATGAATGTGCTTCTGGCCGAGGCCGATGTGAGTTACGACAAGCTGCAGGAAATGGAACAGGCCAATGAAGAGTTTCCTACCACCGATGTCGTCCTCATCCTGGGTGCCAATGATGTGGTGAATCCTGCGGCCAAAACCGATCCATCTTCTCCCATATATGGTATGCCCATTCTCGATGTCGAACTGGCCAAAAATGTGATCGTCAACAAACGTTCCATGAAGCCCGGTTATGCCGGCATCGAAAACGATCTCTTCTTCCAGCCCAAAACCTCCATGCTCTTTGGCGATGCCAAAAAAGTATTGCAGGACCTGATTGCCGAGATCAAGAATTTGTAA
- a CDS encoding methyltransferase RsmF C-terminal domain-like protein, giving the protein MTLPQALLDSLEGIKGYDRESFIAVHNSGEQVTSIRFNPLRTGNRFHQEAGAIANEPTDNQGSSNTSNPLPIADSRLPIPWTSHGFYLTQRPSFTFDPAFHGGLYYVQEASSMFLEQALKQTTDLTQNIRVLDLCAAPGGKSTLIQSLISPGSLLLSNDVIKSRAAILEENLTKWGAANVIVTNNDPAHFARLENFFDVLVIDAPCSGSGLFRRDEAAITEWSEHNVQLCTQRQQRILADSWATLKEGGTLIYSTCSYSKEEDEEIMDWLLQELEAESLPLTIEKEWGIVEVTSESGKAVGYRFFPDKVKGEGFFLACFRKQGSSANTVRPPKRSKWQKLSKAEVEIIKPWLKPDAPVNYWKQGDMIIAFPVAQEEALLITADHLYLRKAGIIIGKIAGNGLVPDHALALSNLLSENTVAVSLKKEEALQYLRREEVKITAPHTGWTLIKYEGIALGWVKMLANRINNYYPSSWRILKSGNN; this is encoded by the coding sequence TTGACTTTACCACAGGCTTTACTGGATTCACTGGAAGGCATAAAAGGCTACGACCGTGAATCATTCATAGCAGTGCACAACTCAGGAGAGCAGGTGACCTCCATCCGCTTCAACCCACTGCGGACTGGCAATCGGTTCCACCAGGAGGCAGGAGCAATCGCCAATGAACCGACGGATAATCAGGGATCTTCAAATACCAGCAACCCATTGCCGATTGCCGATTCACGATTGCCGATTCCCTGGACCTCCCACGGCTTCTACCTTACCCAACGTCCTTCCTTCACCTTCGATCCTGCCTTTCATGGAGGATTATACTATGTGCAGGAAGCCAGCAGCATGTTCCTGGAACAGGCATTAAAACAAACAACCGACCTCACCCAAAATATCCGGGTATTGGACCTCTGCGCAGCACCCGGCGGAAAGTCCACCCTCATCCAGTCACTCATTAGCCCCGGTAGTTTACTCCTGAGCAATGATGTGATCAAATCACGCGCAGCTATCCTGGAAGAAAACCTCACCAAGTGGGGAGCCGCCAACGTGATCGTCACCAACAACGATCCCGCTCACTTTGCCCGCCTCGAAAACTTTTTCGATGTATTGGTCATTGATGCGCCCTGCAGTGGCAGCGGCCTGTTCCGGCGCGATGAAGCCGCCATCACAGAATGGAGTGAGCACAACGTACAGCTTTGCACACAGCGTCAGCAACGCATTCTCGCCGATAGCTGGGCTACCCTGAAAGAAGGAGGCACACTCATCTATTCTACCTGTTCCTATTCCAAAGAGGAAGACGAAGAGATAATGGATTGGTTGCTGCAGGAATTGGAGGCGGAAAGCTTACCCCTCACCATTGAAAAAGAATGGGGCATTGTAGAAGTCACCAGTGAAAGCGGCAAAGCTGTGGGCTACCGTTTCTTTCCCGATAAAGTAAAAGGCGAAGGATTTTTCCTGGCCTGCTTCCGCAAACAAGGCAGCAGCGCCAATACCGTACGCCCGCCCAAAAGATCAAAATGGCAAAAGCTCTCCAAAGCAGAAGTGGAGATCATTAAACCATGGTTGAAACCCGATGCTCCCGTCAATTATTGGAAGCAGGGCGATATGATCATTGCTTTTCCCGTTGCACAGGAAGAGGCCCTCCTGATCACAGCAGATCACCTGTACTTGCGCAAAGCCGGTATAATAATTGGTAAAATAGCAGGTAATGGCCTGGTGCCCGACCATGCCCTGGCACTCAGCAACCTCCTTTCAGAAAATACTGTTGCAGTATCGTTAAAAAAGGAAGAAGCACTGCAATATTTGCGGAGAGAGGAAGTTAAAATAACGGCCCCTCATACCGGTTGGACCTTGATAAAATACGAAGGCATTGCATTAGGTTGGGTAAAGATGCTGGCCAACCGGATCAACAATTATTATCCTTCTTCATGGAGGATATTGAAAAGCGGAAACAATTAA
- a CDS encoding LysM peptidoglycan-binding domain-containing protein: MLKINVLLVVFVLMANMLGAQQLKVQGASPSLYLTHTVAAKENWYSIGRLYNVSPKEIAPLNNASMDKPLAIGQSLKIPLTTNLSINGTKAADEVFVPLYHTVQEKEWLYRISQSHNKVPVANLEKWNNITNDQLKPGMTIIVGYLKVKTGQSALAASGVNKIVAVTPAPPLAKPEPVKEEVKKETPVTTNPVAGTTNPPATSTAKETTTGTVKTEEPKATTPPVEKPVEKPVEKPAVTPQPTTTTASIPPAGPTTTVSTNNNNGSSSSHKGGYFRSQYAETGKITTGNAGIFRSTSGWKDGKYYALMNNVPVGTIVKITFTSTQKTVYAKVLGQMPEMKESLGLTLRLSDAAASELGTENGKFYVDVKY, encoded by the coding sequence ATGTTGAAAATCAATGTATTACTTGTTGTTTTTGTACTCATGGCCAATATGTTGGGCGCCCAGCAGCTCAAAGTGCAGGGGGCATCACCCTCCCTGTACCTCACCCACACCGTGGCCGCCAAGGAGAACTGGTACAGTATCGGACGTTTGTACAATGTGAGCCCCAAAGAAATTGCGCCCCTCAACAACGCCAGCATGGACAAACCCCTGGCGATCGGCCAGTCATTAAAGATCCCCCTCACTACCAATTTATCAATCAACGGTACCAAAGCCGCCGATGAAGTATTTGTACCCCTGTACCATACCGTACAGGAAAAAGAATGGTTATACCGCATCAGCCAAAGCCACAATAAAGTACCCGTAGCCAACCTGGAAAAATGGAACAATATCACCAATGACCAGCTAAAGCCCGGCATGACCATCATTGTAGGTTACCTGAAAGTAAAGACTGGACAAAGTGCACTTGCCGCATCCGGCGTCAATAAGATAGTAGCTGTTACCCCAGCGCCACCCTTGGCAAAACCAGAACCTGTAAAAGAAGAAGTGAAGAAAGAAACACCCGTTACAACCAATCCGGTTGCTGGTACCACCAATCCTCCGGCAACAAGCACTGCCAAAGAGACCACCACCGGCACCGTGAAAACAGAAGAGCCTAAAGCAACGACTCCGCCCGTAGAAAAGCCTGTTGAGAAACCTGTAGAAAAACCGGCCGTTACACCGCAGCCAACCACCACCACCGCATCTATTCCGCCTGCCGGGCCAACTACTACCGTTTCAACCAATAATAACAATGGTTCGTCTTCCAGTCACAAAGGCGGTTATTTCAGGTCCCAGTATGCTGAGACCGGTAAGATCACCACCGGCAATGCAGGCATCTTCCGCAGCACCAGTGGCTGGAAAGATGGAAAGTATTATGCACTTATGAACAATGTGCCTGTAGGGACCATCGTGAAAATAACCTTTACATCCACCCAGAAAACCGTATACGCCAAAGTGCTGGGCCAGATGCCCGAAATGAAAGAAAGCCTGGGGCTCACCCTGCGCCTCAGCGATGCCGCTGCTTCCGAACTGGGCACCGAGAATGGTAAGTTCTATGTCGATGTGAAATACTAA
- a CDS encoding methionyl-tRNA formyltransferase — translation MSDQLKDTRIVFMGTPEFAVASLDALVKAGARIVGVVTAPDKPAGRGMKMNESAVKKYAVEKGLHLLQPAKLKDPGFLEELRGLRADLQIVVAFRMLPEVVWNMPPLGTVNLHGSLLPQYRGAAPINWAVINGEKETGVTTFKLQQEIDTGHILLQESFPIGEDDSAGDVHDYMKEIGAKLLVKTVEGLVAGTIEERPQESAIGSRESAIGNRQSAVGNQQSAIGNRQSAVGNEDATLLKHAPKIFTETAKIDWQGTAFDIHNLIRGLSPFPGAFTYLQDKVLKIYRSKKEIAPPTIPPGSADTNGKTYLKFACTDGYIHVLDIQLEGKKRMTIEEFLRGYRF, via the coding sequence ATGAGTGACCAATTGAAAGATACAAGGATCGTATTTATGGGTACGCCGGAATTTGCGGTGGCCTCGCTGGATGCGTTGGTAAAAGCCGGCGCCCGGATAGTGGGTGTAGTAACGGCGCCGGATAAACCGGCGGGCCGGGGCATGAAAATGAATGAAAGTGCGGTGAAGAAATATGCTGTTGAAAAAGGGCTGCACCTGTTGCAACCGGCCAAACTAAAAGACCCGGGCTTCCTGGAAGAATTGCGCGGGCTGCGGGCTGACCTGCAGATAGTAGTAGCATTCCGGATGTTGCCGGAAGTAGTATGGAACATGCCGCCGCTGGGCACGGTGAACCTGCATGGTTCACTGCTGCCGCAATACCGTGGCGCGGCGCCCATCAACTGGGCGGTGATCAATGGTGAAAAAGAAACGGGGGTGACGACTTTTAAATTACAACAGGAAATAGATACGGGGCATATCCTGCTGCAGGAAAGTTTTCCCATCGGGGAAGACGATAGTGCAGGTGACGTGCATGATTATATGAAAGAGATTGGCGCCAAACTGCTGGTGAAAACGGTAGAAGGGCTGGTGGCGGGAACGATTGAAGAGCGACCTCAGGAATCGGCAATCGGCAGTCGTGAATCGGCAATCGGCAATCGGCAGTCGGCAGTCGGCAATCAGCAATCGGCAATCGGCAATCGGCAGTCGGCAGTCGGCAATGAAGATGCAACGTTACTTAAACATGCACCCAAAATATTCACGGAGACGGCTAAAATCGATTGGCAGGGAACTGCCTTTGACATTCACAACCTGATCCGCGGACTATCGCCCTTTCCCGGCGCCTTTACCTATCTGCAGGATAAGGTACTAAAGATCTACCGCTCGAAGAAAGAGATCGCGCCGCCTACTATCCCACCGGGATCGGCAGACACGAACGGGAAGACCTACCTGAAATTTGCCTGTACGGATGGGTATATCCATGTGCTGGATATTCAACTGGAAGGCAAGAAACGTATGACGATCGAGGAGTTTCTACGTGGTTACCGGTTTTGA
- a CDS encoding exo-beta-N-acetylmuramidase NamZ family protein, with translation MNKFLIGLMSCGIALSTAVEVGGWSSELGGQTRESGVPRLEAGVGRTESGRPYTEPGIVTGAERLDQYLPRLQGKRVAVFANHTSVIGNKNLVDVLKEKGVNITVIFGPEHGFRGTADAGEKIGNYTDAQTGIPVVSLYGSKHRPSAEDLSVADVLLFDIQDVGTRFYTYISSMQEYMEAAIENNKPLIILDRPNPNGFYVDGPVLDTAFRSFVGMQPIPIVYGLTIGEYAYLLAGEGWLRQKVTAPINIASSPERAAMERRRAPTSPKAFSLTIIPCLNYTHKSKYVLPVKPSPNLPDIQSIYWYASTCFFEGTVLSEGRGTNKPFQVFGHPTLPKNLVSFTPRSMPGATNPKLKDQLCYGWDLSGQPEEVLSKVNNRVQIKYLLEAYRQFPVKDSFFLNKGNFFNKLAGNNVLMQQVKEGKTEAEIRESWEPGLRKFKEIRKKYLIYEDF, from the coding sequence ATGAACAAATTTCTTATAGGATTGATGTCCTGCGGTATTGCGCTGAGCACGGCTGTGGAGGTTGGAGGCTGGAGTTCTGAGTTGGGAGGACAGACTCGGGAGTCGGGAGTTCCGAGGCTGGAGGCGGGAGTTGGAAGGACGGAGTCGGGAAGACCATACACTGAACCGGGTATTGTGACGGGAGCGGAACGGCTTGATCAGTACCTGCCGCGCCTGCAGGGAAAACGGGTGGCGGTCTTCGCCAACCATACCTCTGTTATCGGCAATAAAAATCTCGTGGATGTGCTGAAAGAAAAGGGGGTCAATATCACAGTGATCTTTGGCCCGGAACATGGGTTTAGGGGTACGGCAGATGCAGGTGAAAAAATCGGCAATTATACGGATGCACAAACGGGCATACCGGTGGTGTCGCTCTATGGCAGCAAACACCGTCCTTCGGCGGAAGACCTCAGTGTAGCGGATGTGCTGCTTTTTGATATCCAGGATGTAGGCACGCGTTTCTATACCTATATTTCTTCGATGCAGGAATATATGGAAGCGGCAATAGAAAACAACAAGCCGCTTATTATACTGGATCGCCCCAACCCCAATGGGTTTTATGTGGACGGACCGGTGCTGGACACAGCATTCCGGTCGTTTGTAGGCATGCAGCCGATCCCTATTGTGTATGGCCTGACGATCGGTGAATACGCCTACCTGCTGGCGGGGGAAGGATGGCTTCGCCAAAAAGTGACGGCGCCCATCAATATCGCCTCTTCGCCTGAACGGGCGGCGATGGAAAGGAGACGTGCACCCACGAGCCCCAAGGCCTTTTCGCTGACGATCATTCCCTGTCTTAATTATACGCACAAGAGCAAGTATGTGTTACCGGTGAAGCCCTCGCCCAACCTACCGGATATTCAATCGATTTACTGGTATGCATCGACCTGCTTTTTCGAAGGCACGGTATTGAGTGAGGGCAGGGGTACGAATAAACCTTTCCAGGTGTTTGGTCATCCCACGCTGCCGAAAAACCTGGTGAGCTTTACCCCACGCAGTATGCCAGGGGCTACTAATCCCAAGTTGAAAGACCAGCTTTGTTATGGATGGGACCTGAGCGGACAACCGGAGGAAGTATTGTCGAAGGTGAACAACCGGGTGCAGATCAAGTATCTGCTGGAAGCGTATCGTCAGTTTCCGGTAAAGGATTCTTTCTTCCTGAACAAAGGCAATTTCTTCAACAAGCTGGCGGGTAATAATGTGTTGATGCAACAGGTGAAGGAAGGAAAGACGGAAGCGGAGATCAGGGAGAGCTGGGAGCCGGGGTTGAGGAAGTTTAAGGAGATCAGGAAGAAGTATTTGATCTATGAGGATTTTTAG
- a CDS encoding FKBP-type peptidyl-prolyl cis-trans isomerase, with amino-acid sequence MQQVKAGDTVKVHYHGRLTDGTTFDSSEGREPLEFEVGSGSVIAGFDTGVTGMAVGEKKTIQIPVDQAYGPKDPGMLVEFPKANFPEDMKPELGMRLNMTNGSGQVIPVAIIDIKEESVILDANHPLAGEDLIFDLELVSIGGGASRIIMP; translated from the coding sequence ATGCAACAAGTAAAAGCTGGTGACACAGTAAAAGTTCACTACCATGGCCGTTTAACTGATGGAACTACATTTGACTCTTCCGAAGGCCGTGAGCCCCTCGAATTTGAAGTGGGCAGTGGTTCTGTGATCGCTGGATTTGATACTGGCGTAACAGGTATGGCCGTAGGCGAAAAAAAGACCATCCAGATACCTGTAGACCAGGCTTATGGACCTAAAGATCCCGGCATGCTGGTGGAATTCCCCAAAGCCAATTTTCCGGAAGATATGAAACCCGAACTGGGCATGCGCCTCAACATGACCAATGGTTCTGGTCAGGTGATCCCCGTAGCTATCATCGACATCAAAGAGGAAAGCGTGATCCTCGATGCCAACCACCCCCTGGCCGGCGAAGACCTCATCTTCGACCTCGAGCTCGTTTCCATCGGTGGCGGCGCTTCCCGCATCATTATGCCTTAA
- a CDS encoding CPBP family intramembrane glutamic endopeptidase — protein MALKQGWIRAIVFFIVYLGTYFLVSALAGVVWALQQAPGSTGDLLHNRSFNLLLLLVNGLVSIGLAFIFRRFVDRQSILSMGFQWKGRQRSAWAGFLLGIILLGVGSLLLYFTKHIDWVDTRLDKGAIGMGLGIFLLTALSEEIVFRGYVLNNLLGSMDKWMALAVVSLLFAVMHLGNAHLNPVAILNLVAGGVLLGINYIFTRNLWFSIFFHFSWNFFQGTVLGYEVSGLDIQSIWHMDRKGDDLLTGGAFGFEGSAVATGLLVMAILLCSYRKWWDEVAASG, from the coding sequence ATGGCATTAAAACAGGGCTGGATACGGGCAATCGTTTTTTTCATCGTTTATCTCGGTACTTATTTCCTGGTAAGCGCATTGGCGGGTGTGGTGTGGGCGCTGCAGCAGGCGCCGGGCTCCACAGGAGACCTTCTTCATAACCGGTCATTCAATCTTCTGTTGTTGCTGGTCAACGGGCTGGTATCGATCGGGTTGGCTTTTATTTTCCGGCGCTTCGTTGACCGGCAATCGATCCTCAGCATGGGTTTTCAGTGGAAGGGACGGCAACGGAGCGCCTGGGCAGGTTTCCTGCTGGGCATTATTTTATTGGGGGTAGGCTCGCTCCTACTCTACTTTACGAAACATATTGATTGGGTGGATACGCGGCTGGACAAGGGCGCTATTGGTATGGGCCTGGGAATTTTCCTGCTGACGGCATTGAGTGAGGAGATCGTATTCCGGGGCTATGTGCTCAACAACTTGCTGGGTTCGATGGATAAATGGATGGCGCTGGCTGTAGTGTCGTTGTTATTCGCTGTCATGCACCTCGGCAATGCGCACCTCAACCCGGTAGCGATACTGAACCTGGTGGCAGGCGGGGTATTGCTGGGCATCAACTATATCTTCACGCGCAACTTATGGTTTTCTATCTTCTTTCATTTCAGCTGGAATTTCTTCCAGGGCACGGTATTGGGCTATGAAGTGAGCGGACTGGACATTCAAAGCATCTGGCATATGGACCGGAAAGGGGACGATCTGCTGACGGGCGGGGCCTTTGGCTTTGAGGGGTCGGCGGTGGCTACGGGTTTGCTGGTGATGGCGATCTTATTGTGTTCGTACCGGAAATGGTGGGATGAGGTGGCGGCTTCAGGGTGA
- the pepT gene encoding peptidase T, which translates to MFDKYPFTVQENFIRYVQIDTQSDPQSTTFPSTEKQKTLGRLLVQDLLQIGVPDAHLDEFGYVYATIPANTDKQVPVICFCAHMDTAPDCTGAGVKPIVHTNYEGGDIVLPDDPTQVISPADHPYLRKKIGEDIITASGTTLLGADDKAGVAVIIDMANFLVSHPEVKHGTIKILFTPDEEIGRGVDKVDLQKLGADFAYTLDGGERGSFEAETFSADAVTITFHGISAHPGYAKDKLVNAIKVAAYFLDQLPKDAWSPETTEDRYGFVHPVHIEGMTEKATLQFIIRDFYTHKLAAYENSLRDELELALSKFPGAKADFVVKEQYRNMKEVLDNHPQVSQYAIGAIARAGVPVIEMSARGGTDGSRLSFMGLPCPNLFTGEMAFHGKHEYVSVQDMQKSVETIVHLAMIWEEKAG; encoded by the coding sequence ATGTTCGATAAATATCCCTTTACAGTACAGGAAAATTTTATACGCTATGTGCAGATAGACACCCAGAGCGATCCCCAGTCTACCACCTTCCCTTCTACCGAGAAGCAAAAAACACTGGGTCGTTTACTCGTGCAGGATCTCCTGCAGATAGGCGTGCCAGATGCCCACCTCGATGAGTTCGGTTATGTATACGCTACCATTCCCGCCAATACCGACAAGCAGGTACCCGTCATCTGTTTCTGTGCCCATATGGATACCGCACCCGACTGTACAGGCGCCGGCGTAAAACCCATTGTACATACTAATTATGAGGGTGGCGATATCGTATTACCCGATGATCCCACCCAGGTTATTTCCCCTGCCGACCATCCCTACCTGCGTAAGAAGATCGGCGAAGACATCATCACCGCTTCCGGTACTACTTTGCTGGGCGCCGATGACAAAGCAGGTGTGGCCGTCATCATCGATATGGCAAACTTCCTCGTCTCCCATCCTGAAGTAAAGCATGGGACCATCAAAATATTGTTTACCCCCGATGAAGAAATAGGACGTGGTGTCGATAAAGTAGACCTCCAAAAGCTGGGCGCCGATTTTGCCTATACCCTCGATGGAGGAGAGCGCGGTTCTTTCGAGGCCGAGACCTTCTCCGCCGATGCTGTTACCATTACCTTCCATGGCATCAGCGCCCATCCCGGTTATGCCAAAGACAAATTGGTGAATGCCATCAAAGTGGCAGCTTACTTCCTCGACCAACTGCCCAAAGATGCCTGGTCTCCCGAAACTACCGAAGACCGCTACGGTTTTGTGCACCCTGTGCACATCGAAGGCATGACCGAAAAAGCAACCCTCCAGTTCATCATACGCGATTTCTATACCCACAAATTGGCCGCTTATGAAAACTCCCTGCGCGATGAGCTCGAATTGGCCCTCAGCAAATTCCCCGGCGCCAAGGCCGATTTTGTGGTGAAAGAACAATACCGCAACATGAAAGAAGTGCTCGACAACCATCCCCAGGTATCCCAATATGCCATCGGGGCCATCGCGCGTGCAGGTGTTCCCGTCATCGAAATGAGCGCCCGCGGCGGTACCGACGGTTCCCGTTTGTCGTTTATGGGTTTGCCCTGTCCCAATCTATTCACCGGTGAGATGGCCTTTCATGGCAAGCACGAATACGTAAGCGTACAGGATATGCAGAAGAGCGTTGAGACCATCGTACACCTGGCCATGATCTGGGAGGAAAAGGCTGGTTAA